AGGGACCAACACCATACACTGGAGGCAACCCTTTAGCCACTTTTCCTTCGTTGAGTGCTGCTAGCGCCTCTCCTTCTAGTTCTTCAAACGAGTTGATGAAAACCCCATTCAGCTTCGCGAGGTTGGCACTGTCCTCCATGAAGATGCTCTCAAAGAGAGAGTTGGGTTGAAGAAGCACAGTAGGGACCGAGGATCTTGGTATTGGTGATGCAATTCCTGGGATTTTGATATCATCACCAATGAATGAAGAAGGGTGTGCACCTTGATTTGGAGCAGCAAGAACAGAAAGGTGTGCGAAAAAAGAGAGCATTCTAGCTGATGAGGTGAAGTAAATGTAAGACGGACAAGTGAGTTTCTCAGTGACTGGAATTAGAGGTGAAATTAAGCTAACATCGTAAATGAAAGCAGAGAGAGGTGTTGAAAGTGAAGATAGGATTGGAGCTAGAAGGTGAACCGAACGACGAATGGTTTCAAACTGAAGCCAAAAAGGGTCACTGGTGTTAACTGTGGTTGGATCCAAAGGGATGAGATTTAAGTCTGTTCGGGTAACTTGGtgagggaaggaagaacagaAGCGAGAGATGAGGTTTGATTCAGCGAGAGAGACTGTGGGTTTGGGAGTGATGAGAGTGACTTTGCAACCATAGCGGAGGAACAGTGCTGCTATTCTAAGACATGGGTTAAGATGGCCAATCCCAGCACTTGGGAGGAAAGCCAAATGAACAACACGTTCAGAAACAGACATTGGTGTTCTTAGATCTCAGAATGGCGTCAATAGTAGATGTTTTGTTGTCAATTCAGGGAAGATAAAAGCTTTGTTTTTTCAAACTAATTAAAGGGAGTATCAGTTTTCTAGGTAGCAAACGTGCATACAACTGTATATCAAAtggaaaaattatagaaaattgtTAAGGGAAAACCCCAAAAATAGGTTGGATGTGTTGAAGAAAGGGAGAGCCAgagcaaaagaagaaagaaaaacagaTAGATATcattaagaagaaagaaaaacagaTAGATATCACAAATGATATGATGTGTATGAGTATAATAACTCACTAATGTCATTctactaatatttttcattttattattttttctcgtTTTGTACTCTCTACTTGTTGGAGGAGAGATTTTCCTATGTTCCCATTTAATTTTGGAGGTTTTGATATTACTGATTTTTCTACCAATAGTAATCAAGTTAGGTTGTTATctcattattttgatatttaatgataattttactatatatatatatatttcaatttaatccataattaattaaaatattttaaaaaaaaatctcttcacTTGTACTATCTTTCTCAAGATCTAGATGTTTAAAGTATGtctaataatcaatttttatgaGAAATACATTTTATGTTGTTGTTGCCACACAAATAAAAGTTTGTAATTAGATCCAACACACATCACATACCATCACTGTACTTATTGTTCATACAAGAAGGCACAGTTAGTGAAGCACTACaatgaaagaaaacattttgACTCACACCTTTCATTCTTGGATCCATGAATTGAATCACAAAATTCTCAATGACCAACGATTTTTTCCAAACACCCCTCACGCTCAAGATCTCTTATTTCTTCTTCATTGTCAACCTCCTTCTACTTGGGcaaatattttcctttcttttatctctatcAAACAAAGCACACCCgtatgataattaaataagtaataCTAAtccacaaattataaataatctaAGCTTGCAACTTTGCAAGTTTCTAATAGGTAAACGAGAATGAAGCATCTTTGTAAGTTATAACTCTCCATTGTAAATCACGAATATGCCAATTGCAAATTAATAATGACAAAGATGAACAGAaactacaaatttaaaaaagactCGAAATAGAAAGTAACTCAACATGAGAAACCATGCAGAAAAAGCACAAAGCAATTCATTAAGCTTTAGTTTAGATATTCAATAAGCCCGCTGGAACTTCACTCTGTATGGTTCAGAACTTAGAGCAAGACGCTTGCCATATTGATCCTGGTATATTCCAATGTCACTGCATGGATAACTGCAATCCTTGCACACACTTGGACAGTACACCAACTTGTAAGCATCCTCATACTTCTCAATCTTGAACCAATTCGCCAGG
The Glycine max cultivar Williams 82 chromosome 16, Glycine_max_v4.0, whole genome shotgun sequence genome window above contains:
- the LOC100816555 gene encoding UDP-glycosyltransferase 708D1-like, with the protein product MSVSERVVHLAFLPSAGIGHLNPCLRIAALFLRYGCKVTLITPKPTVSLAESNLISRFCSSFPHQVTRTDLNLIPLDPTTVNTSDPFWLQFETIRRSVHLLAPILSSLSTPLSAFIYDVSLISPLIPVTEKLTCPSYIYFTSSARMLSFFAHLSVLAAPNQGAHPSSFIGDDIKIPGIASPIPRSSVPTVLLQPNSLFESIFMEDSANLAKLNGVFINSFEELEGEALAALNEGKVAKGLPPVYGVGPLMACEFEEVDQGGQRGGCMRSILEWLDEQSETSVVYVCFGNRTATRREQIKDMALGLVECGYSFLWVVKLKEVDREEEEDLEEVLGSELMNKVKEKGVVEKEFVEQVEILGHPSVGGFVSHGGWNSIMETVWEGVPILSWPQSGDQKITSETARISGVGIWPHEWGWGAQEVVKGEEIAKRIKEMMSNESLRVRAAEMKKAARKAAAAGVGGSCEVIIKRQIEGWKRNSQAT